CCGGTCCAACCGGGCGAAAGGCGCCTCCGACCCGGCAAGGTGGATGCCTCCGAACGAGGACTTCACATGCCCGTACGCGGCCGCTTGGATAGCTGTCAAGGCGAGGTGGGACCTGACCATGGATCACGAGGAATCGGATTTCCTGCAACGGTTGCTGGCCGGGAAGTGCTCAGGCTCCACCCTCCATATCCGGACTCCCGTGCTGGCTTTCCCGGTCTTGGACACGCCGACCCTCGATACGCCGACCCTCGATACGCCGACCCTCGATACGCCGACCCTGGATACTCCGGGGGGCGGGACCGAGGTCCCGTCCGATCCGGGCGATACCAAGAATTGTTCCGATTTCTCGACGCAGGTCCAAGCCCAGGAATGGTTCGATACCTTTTTCCCCCACTACGGGGATGTGGCCCGGCTGGACCGGGACGGGGACGGGGTGGTCTGCGAGAGCCTGCCCGCCG
This sequence is a window from bacterium. Protein-coding genes within it:
- a CDS encoding DUF1524 domain-containing protein; this encodes ATAEVVEVVVEEASPTTTTEAMGEAAADTGPLRLAADVLAELRVAPEQRSGYDREHFSHWNDLDGDGCDTRREVLIRDSRVQSTLDPDRTCWVVSGLWYSHYDGEWVEGPSSLDIDHLVPLAEAWDSGAHSWEPGRREEFANDEGALLAVTARSNRAKGASDPARWMPPNEDFTCPYAAAWIAVKARWDLTMDHEESDFLQRLLAGKCSGSTLHIRTPVLAFPVLDTPTLDTPTLDTPTLDTPTLDTPGGGTEVPSDPGDTKNCSDFSTQVQAQEWFDTFFPHYGDVARLDRDGDGVVCESLPAG